From Ignatzschineria sp. RMDPL8A, a single genomic window includes:
- the pstB gene encoding phosphate ABC transporter ATP-binding protein PstB — translation MSNSKISIRNLNFYYGEYQALHNISLDIPANEVTAFIGPSGCGKSTLLRTLNKMYALYPEQRAEGEILIGDENILTSKEDVALLRAKVGMVFQKPTPFPMSIYDNIAFGIKLFEKLPRIELEERIEWALSKAALWDETKDKLHESGYNLSGGQQQRLSIARAIAIKPEILLMDEPCSALDPISTGRIEELINELKADYTIVMVTHNMQQAARTSDKTAFMYLGELIEYNDTDTMFTTPTHKQTEDYITGRYG, via the coding sequence ATGAGTAACTCGAAAATTTCGATCCGAAATCTCAATTTTTATTACGGTGAATATCAGGCGCTCCATAACATTTCGCTCGATATCCCCGCCAATGAAGTGACCGCGTTTATCGGCCCCTCAGGGTGCGGTAAATCGACGCTATTGCGCACGCTCAATAAGATGTATGCGCTCTATCCTGAGCAGCGCGCCGAGGGTGAAATCTTAATTGGCGATGAAAATATCTTAACGAGCAAAGAGGATGTCGCGCTCCTTCGGGCGAAAGTGGGCATGGTGTTTCAAAAGCCGACCCCCTTCCCGATGTCGATCTACGATAATATCGCCTTTGGCATTAAACTCTTTGAAAAGCTCCCGAGAATTGAGCTCGAAGAGCGGATTGAATGGGCCCTTTCGAAAGCGGCGCTCTGGGATGAAACAAAAGATAAGCTCCATGAAAGTGGCTACAATCTCTCTGGTGGGCAGCAGCAACGTCTCTCCATTGCCCGCGCGATTGCGATTAAACCTGAGATTTTATTGATGGACGAGCCCTGCTCCGCCCTTGACCCGATTTCAACCGGGCGAATCGAGGAATTGATTAACGAGCTTAAAGCCGATTACACCATCGTGATGGTGACGCACAACATGCAGCAAGCGGCGCGTACCTCCGATAAAACGGCGTTTATGTACCTTGGCGAACTGATCGAATATAACGACACCGACACCATGTTCACCACCCCAACACACAAGCAGACGGAAGATTATATCACCGGGCGTTATGGTTAA
- a CDS encoding TRAP transporter permease has protein sequence MSHTQTKQHDESMLDADKILEKFDRESVVRQPQNAYLRHFITLFAVFYSLFHLYTTYKPMPELLYRATHVAVGIALVFLIYPTHKKQRRDGVAWYDWVLVALSFVSLGYLFKEYNALATVRGGIANNADIVMSIITIALVMEAARRVMGLILPTLAAIFLIFPFISHLNFMPRVLATRPFDLNDIFGHMFITTEGLYSSAVGASVSFIFLFILFGAFLNKSGMGQLFNDLALALAGHKQGGPAKVAVVASGFMGSINGSAVGNVVGTGVFTIPMMKRVGYSPNFAGAVEASASVGGQILPPIMGASAFIMAETTGISYGTIALAALFPALLYYLGVIAQVHFRAGKDNLKGIPKADLPRVKEVLKERGHLMIPIFALVYFLANNLPISYAAFYTIGIAIVVSQFRKSTRMTFKDIFDALEDGARQSLSVMAACAVIGVVIGSLSLTSAATELIGSITGTGEGMLFLTLFLTMIASMILGMGLPSIPAYIITATIAAPALANIGIPTLVAHLFVFYFGLFANITPPVALASFAGAGIAGGHPMRTGWQSLKLSMAGFIVPFMFVYNPAMLFIDVTGLPMNATEFPAPPLLDMLSITVTSIIGIIALSAAVEGYFKAGLSGVGRIILAGGALMLIVPETMTDIIGLVIVGTVLVINMKRVPFKLLNKVTTL, from the coding sequence ATGAGTCACACTCAGACTAAACAGCACGATGAATCGATGCTCGATGCGGATAAAATTTTAGAAAAATTCGATCGAGAATCGGTGGTAAGACAGCCGCAAAATGCCTATTTACGCCATTTTATTACGCTGTTTGCCGTCTTTTATTCATTATTTCATCTCTACACGACCTATAAGCCGATGCCGGAGCTTTTGTACCGCGCAACGCACGTTGCAGTGGGGATTGCCCTTGTTTTCCTAATCTACCCAACCCATAAAAAGCAGCGCCGTGATGGGGTGGCTTGGTATGATTGGGTGTTAGTTGCGCTCTCATTTGTGTCGCTTGGGTATCTATTTAAAGAATATAATGCGCTCGCAACGGTACGCGGTGGAATCGCGAATAATGCCGATATTGTGATGTCGATTATTACCATTGCGCTCGTGATGGAAGCGGCGCGCCGAGTGATGGGTCTGATTTTACCGACGCTTGCGGCAATTTTTCTGATCTTTCCATTTATCAGCCACCTTAATTTTATGCCACGGGTCCTTGCGACGCGTCCGTTTGATCTAAACGATATTTTCGGCCATATGTTTATCACAACTGAAGGGCTCTACTCGTCAGCAGTTGGGGCATCGGTCTCGTTTATCTTCCTCTTTATTCTCTTTGGCGCGTTTTTAAATAAATCGGGTATGGGGCAACTCTTTAACGATTTAGCCCTTGCGCTTGCCGGCCATAAACAGGGCGGTCCTGCGAAAGTGGCGGTTGTGGCGAGTGGCTTTATGGGAAGTATTAATGGATCAGCGGTTGGAAACGTTGTGGGAACGGGTGTTTTCACCATTCCAATGATGAAACGTGTGGGTTATAGTCCCAACTTTGCCGGCGCTGTGGAAGCAAGTGCCTCGGTGGGCGGCCAAATTTTGCCACCGATTATGGGAGCAAGTGCCTTTATCATGGCGGAAACGACGGGGATTTCCTATGGAACGATCGCTTTAGCGGCACTTTTCCCTGCGCTTTTATACTATTTAGGCGTGATTGCACAAGTGCATTTCCGTGCTGGAAAAGATAATCTTAAAGGGATTCCAAAAGCGGATCTTCCTCGAGTGAAAGAGGTGCTAAAAGAGCGTGGTCACTTGATGATTCCAATCTTTGCGCTGGTCTATTTCTTAGCCAATAATCTGCCTATTAGTTATGCGGCATTTTATACCATCGGGATCGCCATTGTGGTGAGCCAATTCCGTAAATCAACGCGCATGACCTTTAAAGATATCTTTGATGCCCTTGAAGATGGGGCGCGTCAATCGCTCTCTGTGATGGCGGCGTGTGCGGTGATTGGGGTTGTGATCGGGTCGCTTAGCTTAACCTCAGCGGCAACGGAATTGATCGGATCGATTACCGGAACGGGCGAGGGCATGCTCTTCTTAACGCTCTTTTTAACCATGATTGCATCGATGATTTTAGGGATGGGTCTTCCATCAATTCCGGCGTATATCATTACCGCAACGATTGCAGCGCCCGCGCTCGCAAATATCGGCATTCCAACCTTAGTGGCGCATCTCTTTGTATTTTATTTTGGGCTGTTTGCTAATATTACGCCTCCTGTGGCACTCGCCTCCTTTGCAGGGGCAGGCATTGCAGGCGGACATCCAATGCGTACCGGTTGGCAGTCACTTAAACTGTCGATGGCAGGGTTTATCGTTCCCTTTATGTTTGTCTATAATCCGGCGATGCTCTTTATCGATGTGACCGGCTTACCGATGAACGCAACGGAATTCCCCGCGCCACCACTCCTCGATATGCTTAGCATTACGGTAACTTCGATTATCGGGATTATCGCACTAAGTGCAGCGGTAGAAGGGTACTTTAAAGCGGGATTGAGCGGTGTCGGACGCATTATTTTAGCAGGTGGTGCATTAATGCTGATTGTCCCTGAAACAATGACCGACATTATCGGCCTTGTGATCGTAGGAACCGTGCTCGTTATCAATATGAAACGCGTGCCGTTTAAACTTCTTAATAAGGTGACAACGCTTTAA
- the phoU gene encoding phosphate signaling complex protein PhoU, with translation MKPVKLNNHISAQFNAELEDSMNQVLTMGGLTEKQLERAVQAMMTNDETLAKSVIEGDKVINQMEVDINEQCITIIAKRQPTASDLRLLIVIIKTITELERIADAARNIARMAFNPLPEHLKPVLASLESLSKRSLTFFHDVLDAFARMDLETVLNIYPDDDKIDDEYDNIVRQLMTYMMEDSRTIPPVLTAMRCARSLERIGDRSQNICEFIIYFVKGVDIRVQKDEKLQVLLKNKDHKAL, from the coding sequence ATGAAACCTGTCAAACTGAATAATCATATCTCAGCGCAATTTAATGCTGAACTTGAAGATTCGATGAATCAAGTGCTCACCATGGGCGGACTGACGGAAAAACAGCTTGAAAGAGCGGTCCAAGCGATGATGACCAACGATGAAACGCTCGCAAAATCGGTGATTGAAGGAGATAAAGTGATCAACCAGATGGAGGTTGATATTAATGAGCAGTGCATCACTATTATCGCCAAACGTCAGCCAACCGCGAGCGACCTGCGTCTTTTAATTGTGATCATAAAAACCATTACCGAACTTGAGCGAATTGCCGATGCCGCGCGCAACATTGCCCGTATGGCGTTTAACCCGCTTCCAGAACACTTAAAACCGGTGCTTGCGAGTTTAGAATCGCTCTCAAAACGCAGCCTGACATTTTTCCACGATGTGCTCGATGCTTTTGCGCGCATGGATCTTGAAACGGTGCTCAACATCTATCCCGATGACGATAAAATCGACGATGAATACGACAATATTGTCAGACAACTGATGACCTATATGATGGAAGATAGCCGCACCATTCCACCAGTATTAACCGCGATGCGCTGTGCCCGTTCGCTTGAACGCATTGGCGATCGTAGCCAAAATATTTGTGAATTTATCATCTATTTTGTTAAAGGCGTCGATATTCGCGTACAAAAAGATGAAAAACTTCAAGTCTTGCTGAAAAACAAAGATCACAAAGCGCTCTAA
- a CDS encoding PilC/PilY family type IV pilus protein: MKRLSLLLLLLRAMQMLHADETFTPSSEPVLKLNSPKPAIALALDNSGSMGIRDMILNGKTTSRIDALQHTVRLLFDRYKDKALLGYTNMNSRRNSWTLLDNHLPVQDLSKVDSNEYRRIYQNIDKDIIAFGNTPVSHVTYQAIRLLRGDPIILDQADPPIISSHFESPLHYRCQSNHVILMTDGAANESFFYDILPGDKHLLKPYDARFNHNRHLLFRGEEHKFVVDIAQKIDLRDIRKLTIEHNTWADKLYDNAGQPWNDRYSKPMPITIHTVSLAMPIHDKMYKYYTDGTGGLRMGVEGGRNVMKNADDLISAFDVIFSTLVRSTSSTYASLDKEITTLPQSVPNISNLDNMGGIRYDTTYTFNEGIGSIRAVTSYKVADPSGDRSKDRINNVTLWETGSTILPNQGRYITFNPTSKKEMGLTTANIKKLYPQTPFRQAHEDWLRFKKSSKDAYFIQLNGRITPIGSSPNADLFLANHDNLYLNLELMQAHKQGFIQYLKNKASHFSSVIVLGDDTGTLRFINATRGLKSGRRAGEQNTAYFPSFLHERIDEIAHSHTHQLVIDGKTNISDGLVMKEGSDYYATVGLSNLGAGGKAVIGYQLYGKKAADLDNLKITGDTHITPLFEIVNEGKKRTPGFQNLGYSYSGFQFFNHMSPKSARTSPQLVALFGNGFGSTSNVSSLYLIDAYTGDLIKEVILNKQGGGAATPTIIVKDAGLNMQQLDKVYVGDYEGHLYKVTFDAELNTESIQTLFKAPKTAKGQSAISVQPLVIRDPNKNDIHWVYFGTGLNASMELDRGKNSLVTHNLIAIKDIPAAMNSPLQLKDLNRGDLKYTGKKPYLDDYLTYKTYPVEADLQESHSQRGWYLPLTADGNNMGERLVYSPQYDNERKTIHFNTWGVYEFSIHQHEIYGKYRSDDPCLPSAIPFGKRLALDPFTGKTKHFSRESNLAYTNAAGGNFSGNYLSTGTEKVYGNQTTILSLGIQAELIEITGSADSYYSYDKASEDAGRCQTMVNGEILCLLDPFAQAGGRDFVGRLYMKRRPHH, translated from the coding sequence ATGAAGAGACTTTCCTTGTTATTGCTTCTCCTTAGAGCGATGCAGATGTTGCATGCCGATGAGACCTTTACCCCCTCAAGTGAGCCGGTGTTAAAACTAAACTCCCCGAAGCCCGCGATTGCGCTTGCGCTCGATAATTCCGGCTCGATGGGAATTCGCGACATGATTTTAAATGGTAAAACCACCAGCCGAATTGATGCGTTACAACACACCGTTCGCCTTCTCTTTGACCGTTATAAAGATAAAGCGTTGCTGGGCTATACCAATATGAATTCGAGAAGAAATTCGTGGACGCTTCTTGATAATCACCTCCCCGTGCAAGATCTTTCCAAGGTGGATTCCAATGAATATCGCCGCATCTATCAAAATATTGATAAAGACATTATCGCCTTTGGAAACACGCCCGTCTCCCATGTGACCTATCAAGCGATTCGCTTACTCCGTGGTGACCCCATCATTTTAGATCAAGCCGATCCGCCGATTATCAGTTCACACTTTGAGTCGCCACTGCACTATCGCTGTCAATCCAATCACGTAATTTTAATGACCGATGGTGCTGCGAACGAGTCTTTCTTCTATGATATTTTACCCGGTGATAAGCACTTGCTAAAACCCTATGATGCCCGTTTTAATCACAATCGCCATCTACTTTTTAGGGGTGAAGAGCATAAATTCGTCGTCGATATTGCACAAAAAATCGATCTTCGCGATATCCGAAAATTGACCATTGAACATAATACCTGGGCCGATAAACTCTACGATAATGCCGGCCAACCTTGGAACGATCGCTATTCCAAACCGATGCCAATCACCATTCATACGGTGAGTCTGGCGATGCCGATCCACGATAAAATGTATAAATATTACACCGATGGCACCGGAGGACTTCGCATGGGGGTTGAGGGTGGCCGCAATGTGATGAAAAACGCCGACGACCTCATTAGCGCCTTTGATGTGATTTTCTCGACGCTCGTTCGCAGTACAAGTAGCACCTACGCCTCCCTTGATAAAGAGATCACGACCCTACCGCAATCGGTGCCAAACATCAGCAATCTCGATAATATGGGCGGAATTCGCTACGACACCACCTACACCTTTAATGAGGGCATTGGCTCCATTCGCGCGGTGACCTCCTATAAAGTCGCGGATCCGAGTGGCGACCGCTCCAAAGACCGCATCAATAACGTTACATTGTGGGAAACGGGTAGCACTATTTTGCCCAATCAAGGCCGTTACATCACCTTTAATCCCACCTCGAAAAAAGAGATGGGTTTAACCACGGCGAATATTAAAAAACTCTATCCGCAAACGCCCTTTAGACAAGCCCATGAAGATTGGCTCCGCTTTAAGAAATCCTCGAAAGATGCCTATTTTATCCAATTAAATGGGCGCATTACCCCGATTGGGAGTTCCCCAAATGCCGATCTATTTTTGGCCAACCACGACAATCTCTATCTCAATCTTGAGCTGATGCAAGCGCATAAACAGGGCTTTATTCAGTATCTGAAAAATAAAGCCTCACATTTTTCCAGCGTCATTGTGCTCGGCGATGATACCGGGACGCTCCGCTTTATTAATGCCACTCGCGGACTTAAATCTGGGCGCCGTGCCGGGGAGCAAAATACTGCCTATTTCCCCTCGTTTCTTCATGAGCGCATCGATGAGATTGCCCACAGCCACACCCATCAGCTTGTCATCGATGGTAAAACTAACATTAGTGATGGGCTCGTTATGAAAGAGGGAAGCGATTATTACGCGACCGTCGGCCTATCAAATCTTGGCGCAGGCGGAAAAGCGGTGATTGGCTATCAGCTCTATGGTAAAAAAGCCGCCGACCTCGATAATCTAAAAATCACTGGCGATACCCATATCACTCCACTTTTTGAGATTGTGAACGAAGGGAAAAAGCGCACCCCTGGCTTTCAAAACTTAGGCTATAGTTATTCCGGCTTTCAATTTTTTAATCATATGAGCCCGAAATCCGCGCGCACCTCCCCGCAACTAGTCGCTCTCTTTGGCAATGGCTTTGGGAGTACGAGCAATGTCTCGAGCCTCTATTTGATTGATGCCTACACCGGCGATCTTATTAAAGAGGTGATTCTCAATAAACAAGGCGGCGGTGCTGCGACTCCGACCATTATTGTGAAAGATGCGGGGCTCAATATGCAGCAGCTCGATAAGGTCTATGTGGGCGATTACGAGGGGCATCTTTATAAAGTGACCTTTGACGCGGAGCTCAATACCGAATCGATCCAAACCCTCTTTAAAGCGCCTAAAACCGCGAAGGGACAATCGGCAATTTCTGTACAACCGCTTGTAATTCGCGACCCCAATAAAAACGATATCCACTGGGTCTATTTTGGGACGGGATTAAACGCAAGCATGGAGCTTGACCGCGGGAAAAATTCGCTCGTCACCCATAATCTAATTGCCATTAAGGATATTCCGGCAGCGATGAATTCTCCCCTGCAACTGAAAGATTTAAACCGTGGCGACCTTAAATATACTGGCAAAAAACCCTATTTAGATGATTACCTCACCTATAAAACCTATCCCGTTGAAGCGGATCTGCAAGAGAGCCACTCTCAGCGCGGCTGGTATCTTCCGCTAACGGCCGATGGCAACAATATGGGCGAGCGTTTAGTCTATTCACCGCAATACGACAATGAGCGCAAAACCATTCATTTCAATACGTGGGGCGTTTATGAATTTTCGATCCACCAGCACGAAATCTACGGTAAATATCGCAGTGATGACCCCTGTTTACCCTCGGCGATTCCCTTTGGTAAACGCTTAGCGCTCGATCCATTTACCGGGAAAACCAAGCATTTTAGCCGTGAAAGTAATTTGGCCTACACCAACGCCGCCGGCGGAAACTTTTCGGGGAACTATCTCTCCACCGGGACTGAAAAAGTCTACGGCAATCAGACCACGATCTTATCGCTCGGCATACAAGCCGAATTGATCGAGATTACCGGAAGCGCCGACAGTTACTACAGTTACGATAAAGCGTCAGAAGATGCGGGGCGTTGCCAAACGATGGTCAATGGAGAAATCCTCTGCTTGCTCGATCCTTTTGCACAAGCAGGAGGCAGGGATTTTGTCGGGCGCTTATATATGAAACGTCGCCCCCATCATTAA
- a CDS encoding class II histone deacetylase, whose protein sequence is MNHHTPKTAFYTDEHTFWHSAGQYILEFPVGGWVEPPAGSAHAESPESKRRLRNLLDRSGLLRQLAVHSARPITFEDAALVHDADYLTHLKAVSDRGGGTLDAPYDVDTPVGVQTYDIALVSAGLAKRAVEDVYLGRYQNAYSLSRPPGHHATKNQAMGFCYLNNIAIAIEYVKKHHGLSRVAIIDWDVHHGNGQQDIFYDRDDVLTISLHQENNFPNDALLPNSEAMSSINARGEGKGLGYNINLSLLPGSGHEIYLHALKTIALPAIEAFNPEMIIIASGFDANTLDPLGRMMLHSDSYRAMTALVKETAEKICNGKLVMTHEGGYSESYVPFCGLAAIEALSGLNTEVETPDLDFALAQQPGDTFNQFHKAIIDRWIPHFLK, encoded by the coding sequence ATGAATCATCACACCCCAAAAACCGCCTTTTACACCGATGAGCACACCTTTTGGCACTCAGCCGGTCAATACATTTTAGAATTTCCCGTGGGAGGTTGGGTAGAACCGCCTGCAGGTTCAGCCCATGCGGAATCCCCGGAGAGTAAACGCCGTCTGCGCAACCTGTTAGATCGCTCCGGATTACTGCGTCAATTAGCGGTCCATTCGGCACGCCCCATCACTTTTGAGGATGCGGCACTTGTTCACGATGCCGATTATTTAACTCATCTTAAAGCGGTAAGCGATCGCGGTGGTGGCACGCTTGATGCGCCGTATGATGTCGATACTCCGGTCGGAGTGCAAACGTACGATATCGCGCTCGTCTCCGCGGGGCTCGCTAAACGCGCGGTGGAAGATGTCTATCTCGGGCGCTATCAAAATGCCTATTCGCTCTCCCGTCCGCCTGGGCATCACGCCACGAAAAACCAAGCGATGGGCTTTTGCTATCTCAATAACATTGCGATCGCCATTGAATATGTGAAAAAACATCACGGCTTATCTCGCGTGGCCATTATCGATTGGGATGTGCACCATGGAAATGGTCAGCAAGATATTTTCTACGATCGAGATGATGTGCTCACCATTTCGCTCCATCAGGAAAACAATTTCCCCAATGATGCGCTGCTTCCGAACTCTGAAGCGATGAGTTCGATTAATGCCCGCGGTGAAGGGAAAGGCCTTGGCTATAACATCAATCTCTCGCTCCTTCCCGGCAGTGGCCATGAGATCTATCTCCATGCGTTAAAAACCATCGCCCTACCCGCCATTGAAGCCTTTAACCCTGAGATGATTATTATCGCCTCCGGCTTTGATGCGAACACGTTAGATCCGCTTGGGCGCATGATGCTCCACTCAGATAGCTATCGCGCGATGACGGCACTTGTTAAAGAGACAGCGGAAAAAATCTGTAACGGGAAACTCGTCATGACCCACGAAGGCGGTTACTCTGAAAGCTACGTTCCCTTTTGCGGACTCGCGGCAATTGAAGCGCTCTCCGGCCTTAACACCGAAGTAGAAACCCCCGATCTTGATTTTGCTCTCGCTCAGCAACCGGGCGACACCTTTAATCAATTTCATAAAGCGATCATCGATCGTTGGATTCCCCATTTTTTAAAGTAA
- the ribF gene encoding riboflavin biosynthesis protein RibF, whose protein sequence is MEIIEIHHPYAPDEIPSDHVVLALGFFDGVHRAHQKVINRGREEANKRGLKLAAMTFNHHPSIVFQKINPHEMRYLTTLEQKIEHMEALGVDYLYVVEFTSHFASLKPQAFVDQYMVGLNAEVVVAGFDYTYGPKDLATMAALPEYCQDRFEIIAVEKQMESELKIGSTEIRQFMALGDMENAARYLGYVYELSGIVVHGDKRGRLLGFPTANIKVSYMSRLPRKGVYAVKIRVADKWFLGMAQIGYNISFEQDRDLTIEVNILDFDQDIYGEQVDVQWYSYLRDEIKFDGIDGLIAQLEQDRADTREYFNHYQEPAYLTSPMARRGMTI, encoded by the coding sequence ATGGAAATTATAGAGATTCATCACCCCTATGCGCCGGACGAGATTCCGAGCGATCATGTTGTGCTTGCGCTTGGCTTTTTTGACGGCGTGCATCGGGCCCATCAAAAGGTGATCAATCGCGGGCGGGAAGAGGCCAATAAACGCGGTCTAAAACTCGCGGCGATGACCTTTAATCACCATCCTTCGATCGTTTTTCAAAAAATTAATCCGCATGAAATGCGCTATTTAACCACGCTCGAGCAGAAAATTGAGCATATGGAAGCGCTTGGCGTAGATTATCTTTACGTCGTCGAATTTACCTCCCATTTTGCAAGCCTCAAACCGCAAGCCTTTGTTGATCAATATATGGTGGGACTCAATGCTGAGGTGGTGGTCGCGGGCTTTGATTATACCTATGGTCCGAAAGATTTAGCGACGATGGCGGCGCTCCCTGAATATTGTCAAGATCGCTTTGAGATTATCGCCGTTGAAAAGCAGATGGAGAGCGAGCTTAAAATTGGCTCTACGGAAATTCGTCAATTTATGGCGCTAGGCGATATGGAAAATGCGGCGCGTTATTTAGGCTATGTCTACGAGCTTTCGGGCATTGTGGTTCATGGCGATAAACGCGGGCGTCTGCTTGGCTTTCCTACGGCGAATATTAAAGTCTCTTACATGTCGCGTTTGCCACGTAAAGGGGTTTACGCCGTTAAAATTCGCGTCGCCGATAAGTGGTTTTTAGGCATGGCGCAGATCGGTTATAACATCAGTTTTGAGCAAGATCGCGATCTCACCATTGAGGTCAATATTCTCGATTTTGATCAAGATATTTATGGCGAGCAGGTGGATGTGCAGTGGTATTCTTATCTTCGTGATGAGATTAAATTTGATGGGATTGATGGTCTCATTGCCCAGCTTGAGCAAGACCGCGCCGATACCCGTGAATATTTTAATCATTACCAAGAGCCGGCCTATCTAACAAGCCCGATGGCGCGCCGCGGTATGACGATTTAA
- the pdxY gene encoding pyridoxal kinase, with translation MGNRNSLKRVLTIQSHVTYGYVGNSAAVFSLQRLGIEAMPLHTVQFSNHTGYELFTGDIFSAEHLRSVVSGLEQNHILERIDAVLTGYLGSTETGDVVAEIVAKIRAKNPELLYLCDPVMGDKEDDCGLFVHESIPPLMRDSMLSIANIITPNHFEFELVCNQKVTTIAEAYQASKALFNAHETLSTIVITSFNSTESDAFVTLLFSRDGQKLRVETPRLERFPMPSGMGDTFSALYLGHILQGKTPEYALSYTTSTLYAFVNDSDDGQRDLSMIREQAQIISPKVLFTATELEI, from the coding sequence ATGGGAAATCGCAATTCATTAAAACGGGTGCTCACCATTCAGTCGCACGTCACCTACGGCTATGTCGGCAATTCTGCGGCGGTTTTTTCTCTGCAACGCTTAGGGATTGAGGCAATGCCGCTCCATACGGTGCAATTTTCCAATCATACGGGCTATGAGCTTTTTACCGGCGATATCTTTAGCGCCGAGCATCTTCGTTCGGTGGTTTCTGGCCTTGAGCAAAACCATATTTTAGAGCGCATCGATGCGGTTTTAACCGGCTATTTAGGCAGCACTGAAACCGGCGATGTGGTCGCCGAAATTGTGGCGAAAATCCGCGCAAAAAACCCTGAGTTACTCTATCTGTGCGATCCTGTGATGGGCGATAAAGAAGATGATTGCGGGCTGTTTGTCCATGAATCGATTCCACCCTTAATGCGGGATTCAATGCTTTCGATTGCCAATATTATTACCCCCAATCATTTTGAATTTGAGCTTGTGTGCAATCAAAAAGTCACCACGATTGCAGAAGCGTATCAGGCCTCAAAAGCCCTTTTTAACGCCCATGAAACGCTCTCAACCATTGTGATTACAAGCTTTAATAGCACGGAAAGCGATGCCTTTGTAACGCTGCTTTTCTCTCGCGATGGACAAAAATTACGAGTAGAAACCCCGCGTCTTGAACGTTTCCCCATGCCGAGCGGGATGGGGGATACCTTTTCGGCGCTCTATCTCGGGCATATTTTACAAGGAAAAACGCCAGAATATGCGCTCTCCTATACCACTTCAACGCTCTACGCCTTTGTAAATGATAGCGATGATGGGCAGCGCGATCTTTCGATGATTCGTGAGCAAGCGCAGATTATTAGTCCAAAAGTGCTCTTTACCGCAACGGAGCTTGAGATTTAG
- a CDS encoding TetR/AcrR family transcriptional regulator, with amino-acid sequence MVECTAPATRADGDATKEHILDVASLIFAEKGFDRTTSKEICEAAGVNTASINYHFGGKSGLYKALLYRSHELLIETKVLIKIDESAMSPFEKLSAIIESFVERALCNPRFFRIFIRESILPSSEFYEVMHDVMANRVSPKIEITRRIVADYSGLPEDHRSIDRIIFNLSAPNILYLIMDHSVAGEIYPTLYNARAEQTEIVRHMKLTTFGAIDAILRDLNRPLPSWSLTED; translated from the coding sequence ATGGTTGAATGCACCGCGCCCGCTACGCGCGCTGATGGCGATGCCACAAAAGAACATATCTTAGATGTGGCGAGCTTAATTTTTGCCGAAAAAGGCTTTGATCGCACCACCAGTAAAGAAATTTGCGAAGCCGCCGGCGTCAATACTGCCTCGATTAATTACCATTTTGGCGGAAAATCGGGGCTCTATAAAGCGCTTCTCTATCGCTCCCATGAGCTTTTGATCGAAACGAAAGTCTTAATCAAGATCGATGAAAGTGCCATGAGCCCTTTTGAAAAACTCTCTGCCATTATTGAAAGTTTTGTCGAACGTGCGCTCTGTAACCCGCGATTTTTTAGAATTTTTATACGAGAATCGATTCTCCCCTCGTCTGAATTTTACGAGGTGATGCACGATGTGATGGCCAATCGCGTCAGCCCTAAAATTGAGATTACCCGCCGCATTGTCGCCGATTATAGCGGGCTTCCCGAGGATCATCGCAGTATCGATCGAATCATTTTTAATCTCAGCGCCCCCAATATTCTGTATCTAATTATGGATCATTCCGTCGCCGGCGAAATCTATCCGACGCTCTATAACGCTCGTGCCGAGCAAACAGAGATTGTCCGCCATATGAAGCTCACCACCTTTGGGGCAATTGATGCGATTTTACGAGATTTAAACCGGCCACTGCCGAGTTGGTCGTTGACAGAAGATTAA